The window aatcttgattccagcttgtgcttcatccagcccagtgtttctcatgatgtactctgcatataagttaaataagcagggtgacaatatacagccttgacctactcctttcccaatttagaaccagtctgttgttctatgaccagttctaactgttgtttcctgacctgcatacagtttttttcaagaggcaggtcaggtggtctgatattcccatctctttcagaattttccacagcttatggTGATCCACGCATTCAAAGGagttgacatagtcaataaagcagaagtagatgtttttctggaactctgttgctttttcagtgatccaatggatgttggcagtttgatctctggttcctctgccttttctaaatccagcttgaacatctgaaagttcacaactcatgtactgttgaagccttgcctggagaattttgagcattactttgctagtatctGAGATGAGTTTAACTGTGCtatagtctgagcattctttgatattgcatttctttgggattggaacaaaaactgacatggatgtcaccagatggtcaataatgaaatcagactgatggagccaaagatggagaagctgtatacaatcagcaaaaacaagactggaagctgactgtggctcagattatgaatgctttattgccaaattcagacttaaatttaagaaagtagggaaaaccctagaccattcaggtatgatctaaatcaaatcctttatgattatacagtggaagtgacaaatagattcaagggattaaatttgTTAGTGTGCCTGAacaactgtggatggaggttcatgacattgtacaggaggcagtgatcaagaccatctcccagaaaaagaaatgcaaaaaagcaaaatgctgtctgaaaaggccttacaaaaagctgtgaatagacgagaagtgaaagacaaaggagaaaaggaaatatatagccatttgaaagcagagttccaaagaatagcaagaagagataagaaagccttcctcagtgatcaatgcaaagaaatagaggaaaacaatagaatgagaaagactagagatctctttaagaaaattagagataccaagggaacatttcatgcaaagatgggcacaataaaggacagaaatgttatggacctaacagaggcagatgatattaagaagaagtggcaagaatacatagaagaactgtgcaaagaagatcttcatgacccagataatcacgatggtatgatcactcacttagagccagacatcctggaatgcaaagtcaagtgggccttaggaagcatcactatgaacacagctagtggaagtaatggagttccagttgagctatttcaaatcctgaaagatgatgttgtgaaatttctgcactcaatatgccagcaagttaaCTAAAGTAACAGCATAGATAATAAAATAGACATTTGATAAAATGTTCATGGTTGATAATTCTGGAAGTACCAAGATTTATGAATTATTTAGAGCTGTAGAGGCAATCTTTTGAAGAATAACCAGAAACAAAAATCATTTCAGAGCTGTTCTACAGAGATTAATCTATCCCTGAAGTAAAGAATGTTAAGGATGATGATTCAGGACTTGTAGttttaattataatgtatttacatttttacactcattatttttataaatattgtaaTCTCTCTAGGTGACTGTGATGATCAACCATATTGGGGAATCCCTGAATCAACAGACATTCTTTGTGTTCGGATATGTTCTTTTACATCTGACTATAAAGTGACCAGCCCACAGAACTCCATGTTACCCACAAGCATATCATGAGATCCAATTCCACTTGACTATGTGAAGTGATGATAAGTTATGTCTATATCATGTTCATGCTCATAAACTTAAAATCTTGGTCTTGATGTAAAATCCTTCTGACCTGAAATAGGTTGGAATGTAGAAATTTGGAGTAAAGAAGAGCTCTCAAATCAATAGTAGAAATGTTCATTTTGACTGACTTTCAAAGTCCAGAAATCAGTGTTTCTCTTAACCTTATGAAATATCTCAACTATAAAATTCTTGAAGTTTATAATTTCTATTCTAGTTCAACCAGAATCATAGTTGTCCTAGAGtggcaataaatgctgaagaaatcCCCAGATTATGTACGTCCTCTGATATCCAATAAACAATGATCTCAGCAGGATTACTCtctgctgcacacacacacacacacacatacataagtcCAAAAATCTCTGTCTCTCACACACCTTAACAGAAAAGTACactaatttcctcatttttaaaccTAGAACCTGCTGAGAAGAAAATGAACCCTGGAAATCACTCCTCAGTAACTGACTTCATCCTCGCTGGGCTCACAGAGAAACCAGAGCTCCAGATACCCCTTCTGGTCTTCTTCCTAGGAATCTACTCAGTCACAGTGGTGGGGAACCTGGGCATGATCACACTGATAGGGCTCAATTCTCACctgcacacccccatgtactatTTTCTCACCAATTTGTCCTTTATTGATTTCTGTCTTTCCACTGTCATTACCCCCAAAATGCTGGTGAACTTTGtgacagagaaaaatatcatCTCCTACCCTGAATGTATGACTCAGCTATAtttctttattgcttttattattgcAGAATGTTATATGCTGGCTGTAATGGCATATGACCGCTATGTTGCCATTTGTAACcctttgctttacaatatcatcATGTCTTATTATAGGTGCTTCCAGCTCACAGTGACAGTTTATATTTTGTGCATCATTGAATCTGCAATCCACACAGGCTTTATGATTAGACTCTGTTTCTGCAAGGCCAAAGTGGTTAACCATTATTTTTGTGATCTCTTGCCACTCTTGGAGCTATCCTGTTCTAGCATCTCCATGAATGAATTATTGGCTCTAGTCTTTAGTGCTTTTAATATCCTGATTTCTGTTTTAACCATCCTTGCTTCCTACATTTTCATCCTCTCTAGAATCCTTCAAATCCACTCCACTGAAGGCAGGTCCAAAGCCTTCAGCACATGCAGCTCCCATATCTCAGCTATTGCTGTTTTCTATGGATCTGCAGCATTTATGTACCTGCAGCCATCATCAGTCAGCTCCATGGACCAAGGGAAAGTGTCCTCTGTGTTTTATACCTGCATTGTTCCCATGCTAAACCCTCTCATCTACAGTCTGCGGAATAAGGATGTCAAATTTGCTCTGAAGAAAATTCTGGAGAGTGGAAAATTTAGATGAACAGACTTAATGTCATAGTGTCATATAAGAAATATGCCTTTGGTTTGCTGAGATAGgcaatattttagttttattgttcAAATTTTTGGAAACTCAGAATCATTTTCTCATGTAATACCTTTCCCAAATTCTCTCTGGGACACTTCCATTGCAACTGTGTTACAGTGATTATGTATGGAGAAACAACAAGAATAATGTTACAGATTCTTAAGAATTAAAGAAgctccaatacaatattgtaattaacctccaattaaaatgaataaatttatattaaaaaagaagcttcagtttgattaaaaaaatacaaacaactaTGATGATCATCATAAAAGAATAATACATGATTAAGATAGTATAAAATATCAAGCAGAAAGCCCAGCACTTTAAAGTAGATGACTTCATTTAGCATTTACAGTTTTCTCTCAGGGCAAGCCCTAgtactattttattttgaaagctgAATAAACTGACACTTATTTAGTTTCAGTAAATGTCCATGTTCCCAAACATAATAAATGACAAGAATCTAGAATATCTGGCTCCAGGACCTGTGATTTTAGTCAAAATATATTGGCCCCAAGTAAACGTGGATAAGTCTAAGGCCTTACCAGCAATCTTCTTCTACACTTTAATATACTGTTCCTTATAAGACTGtgctgctttcttctctctctccaatCCTAGTATCACATTTGTTTCATttgatataatgaaaataatcgAAATATTTCAAACCTGTCCtgatcaaagggaaaaaaaaaatcagttggagAGTTACTGCAGAATCTTATGATGGAGTCTCACTAAAGAGATTAAAATTTCTATGCTCAACACCAACAAGTTTTATAAAAGTGGCCCaacgcattttttttttttctttatactagtgcaccccactccagtactcttgcctgggaaatcctatggatggaggagcctggtgggctgcagtccatggggtcgctaagagtcagacacgactgagcgatttcactttcacttttcactttcatgcattggagaaggaaatggcaacccactccagtgttcttgcctggagaatcccagggatgggggagcctggtggggtgccatctatggggttgcacagagttggacacaactgaagtgacttatcagtaGCAGCAGTAATGCTGTATTATTAATGGAACAGCTACTTATAGTAGCCAAAAAACCATAATTTACAAACAATTGCCATTTTATGTCAGTTTCATCTTagaatcattttttctttcctttcatatgATTCCTTATTTGCTTCTGAGCATTTTGTCGTTGGGTTACTATAAACCCGGgtcttctctggtgcctcagtgataaagaatctgcctgccaatgcaaaacaAGTGAGTCCAATCcctgatcccttggagaaggaaatggcaaccccttccagtattctagcctgagaaattccatggacagaagagcttggtgggctacagtccaggggcatCAAAAtaaagtcgggcatgacttagagactaactAACAACAACTATAAATTCTTATGAAATTCTAAATACACAGCTGTCTTCTGTCTCTTCTCAGTTCAAACCATTGTACTCATTACT is drawn from Ovis aries strain OAR_USU_Benz2616 breed Rambouillet chromosome 21, ARS-UI_Ramb_v3.0, whole genome shotgun sequence and contains these coding sequences:
- the LOC101106894 gene encoding putative olfactory receptor 8G3 produces the protein MNPGNHSSVTDFILAGLTEKPELQIPLLVFFLGIYSVTVVGNLGMITLIGLNSHLHTPMYYFLTNLSFIDFCLSTVITPKMLVNFVTEKNIISYPECMTQLYFFIAFIIAECYMLAVMAYDRYVAICNPLLYNIIMSYYRCFQLTVTVYILCIIESAIHTGFMIRLCFCKAKVVNHYFCDLLPLLELSCSSISMNELLALVFSAFNILISVLTILASYIFILSRILQIHSTEGRSKAFSTCSSHISAIAVFYGSAAFMYLQPSSVSSMDQGKVSSVFYTCIVPMLNPLIYSLRNKDVKFALKKILESGKFR